One genomic region from Amycolatopsis sp. FBCC-B4732 encodes:
- a CDS encoding SAM-dependent methyltransferase: MTPGDLRSGTGGGAAALDFSKASLARLSDALLGGHDHYEVDREAMRRLLAIAPGARTMAKEHRDWLVRAVRFLAGKRGIDQFLDLGSGMPTAENTHQVAQRYNPDAQVVYVDNDPVVQVHGRALLEENYLTHVTGADLTRPADTLADDVVKEYLDFSRPVALMLTSIIHHIDDYERAKKIVAEYVEALAPGSYLLLTHHFDPEEDSPRQELARLLETSFQGTGLGSVYRTREQITAFFDGTELLRPGLVYLHEWWPDGPRLHPLSELNFLTLGGVARKQ, translated from the coding sequence ATGACGCCTGGCGACCTGCGGTCCGGAACCGGGGGCGGCGCCGCCGCGCTCGATTTCAGCAAGGCGAGCCTGGCCCGGTTGTCCGACGCGTTGCTCGGCGGTCACGACCACTACGAGGTCGACCGCGAAGCGATGCGGCGCCTGCTGGCGATCGCGCCCGGCGCCCGCACGATGGCGAAGGAACACCGCGACTGGCTGGTGCGCGCGGTGCGGTTCCTGGCCGGCAAGCGCGGCATCGACCAGTTCCTCGACCTGGGCTCCGGCATGCCGACCGCGGAAAACACCCACCAGGTGGCGCAGCGGTACAACCCGGACGCGCAGGTGGTGTACGTCGACAACGACCCGGTGGTGCAGGTGCACGGGCGGGCGCTACTCGAGGAGAACTACCTGACCCACGTGACGGGCGCCGACCTGACCCGCCCGGCCGACACCCTCGCCGACGACGTCGTCAAGGAGTACCTCGACTTCTCCCGGCCGGTGGCGCTGATGCTGACGTCGATCATCCACCACATCGACGACTACGAACGCGCGAAGAAGATCGTCGCGGAGTACGTGGAGGCGCTGGCGCCGGGGTCGTACCTGCTGCTCACGCACCACTTCGACCCGGAAGAGGACTCGCCGCGGCAAGAACTCGCGCGGCTGCTGGAGACGAGCTTCCAGGGCACCGGGCTGGGCAGCGTGTACCGCACGCGGGAGCAGATCACGGCGTTCTTCGACGGCACCGAACTGCTCCGCCCGGGGCTGGTCTACCTGCACGAATGGTGGCCCGACGGCCCGCGCCTGCACCCGCTCAGCGAGCTGAACTTCCTGACCTTGGGCGGCGTCGCCCGCAAGCAGTGA
- a CDS encoding aldo/keto reductase, translated as MTSVPVLELNNGVRMPQLGYGVFQIPDDETTTAVKAALDAGYRSIDTATVYGNEKGVGQALAESDVPRDELFVTTKLWNSAQGYDSTLKAFDESMAKLGLEQLDLYLIHWPTPQRDKYLDTWKAFEKLYADGRVRAIGVSNFQPAHLERLMDASDVVPAVNQIELHPYLQQQEVREFDAKHGIATEAWSPLAKGGSLLGDPVVAELAVKHSRTPAQIVLRWHLQLGNVVIPKSVTPSRIEENFDLFGFTLTEEEVESLNPLDRGERTGPDPDTFNAA; from the coding sequence GTGACCAGCGTGCCCGTGCTCGAACTCAACAACGGCGTGCGGATGCCGCAGCTCGGCTACGGCGTCTTCCAGATCCCGGACGACGAAACCACCACCGCCGTGAAGGCCGCTCTCGACGCGGGCTACCGCAGCATCGACACCGCCACCGTCTACGGCAACGAAAAGGGCGTCGGCCAGGCCCTCGCCGAGTCGGACGTGCCCCGCGACGAGCTCTTCGTCACCACCAAGCTGTGGAACTCCGCCCAGGGCTACGACTCGACGCTCAAGGCGTTCGACGAGAGCATGGCCAAGCTCGGCCTGGAGCAGCTCGACCTGTACCTGATCCACTGGCCGACCCCGCAGCGGGACAAGTACCTGGACACGTGGAAGGCGTTCGAGAAGCTCTACGCCGACGGCCGCGTCCGCGCGATCGGCGTGTCCAACTTCCAGCCCGCGCACCTCGAGCGGCTGATGGACGCTTCCGACGTCGTGCCGGCGGTCAACCAGATCGAACTGCACCCGTACCTGCAGCAGCAGGAGGTCCGCGAGTTCGACGCGAAGCACGGCATCGCGACGGAGGCGTGGAGCCCGCTCGCCAAGGGCGGCAGCCTGCTGGGTGACCCGGTCGTGGCGGAGCTGGCGGTCAAGCACAGCCGGACGCCCGCGCAGATCGTGCTGCGCTGGCACCTGCAGCTGGGCAACGTCGTGATCCCGAAGTCGGTGACACCGTCGCGGATCGAGGAGAACTTCGACCTGTTCGGGTTCACCCTCACGGAGGAGGAGGTCGAGTCGCTGAACCCGCTGGACCGCGGGGAGCGCACCGGCCCCGACCCGGACACGTTCAACGCCGCCTGA
- a CDS encoding MFS transporter yields MPAALLALAISAFGIGTTEFVIMGLLPEVAGDFGVSIPSAGLLISGYALGVVVGAPVLTALASRVPRKTVLVALMGLFIAGNVLSALAPSYGLLMTGRVVAALSHGAFFGVGSVVAASLVAPAKQASAIALMFTGLTVANVLGVPAGTALGQAFGWRSTFWVVSVLGVLGAIGILALVPHQKPDPGAGLRGELAVFRRPQVWLALVMTALGFAGVFASFTYIAPMMTEVAGFSSGAVTWLLVLFGGGLFAGNLLGGRAADRKLMPSLYVILAALAIVLVAFVFTAHAKVPAAITIALFGAAGFATVPPLQARVMAKAEGAPALASAANIAAFNLGNAGGAWLGGRAIESGLGYTAPNWIGAALAAAGLAVALVSGLLDRRSPASFAAGERVLAR; encoded by the coding sequence ATGCCCGCCGCTCTGCTCGCACTGGCGATCAGCGCTTTCGGGATCGGCACCACCGAGTTCGTGATCATGGGCCTGCTGCCCGAGGTCGCGGGCGACTTCGGCGTCTCGATCCCGTCCGCAGGCCTGCTCATCTCGGGCTACGCGCTCGGCGTCGTCGTCGGCGCGCCCGTGCTCACCGCGCTGGCCTCGCGGGTGCCGCGCAAGACCGTGCTGGTCGCCCTGATGGGGCTGTTCATCGCGGGCAACGTGCTCTCGGCGCTCGCCCCGAGCTACGGCCTGCTGATGACCGGCCGGGTCGTCGCGGCCCTCTCGCACGGCGCGTTCTTCGGCGTCGGCTCGGTCGTCGCCGCTTCACTGGTCGCCCCGGCGAAGCAGGCCAGCGCGATCGCGCTGATGTTCACCGGGCTGACCGTGGCCAACGTCCTCGGCGTGCCCGCCGGCACCGCGCTCGGCCAGGCCTTCGGCTGGCGCTCGACGTTCTGGGTGGTCAGCGTCCTGGGTGTGCTCGGTGCCATCGGCATCCTCGCGCTGGTGCCGCACCAGAAGCCGGACCCGGGCGCGGGCCTGCGCGGCGAGCTCGCCGTGTTCCGCCGCCCGCAGGTGTGGCTCGCGCTGGTGATGACCGCGCTCGGCTTCGCCGGGGTGTTCGCGTCCTTCACCTACATCGCGCCGATGATGACCGAGGTCGCCGGCTTTTCCAGCGGGGCCGTGACCTGGCTGCTCGTGCTGTTCGGCGGCGGCCTCTTCGCCGGCAACCTGCTGGGCGGCCGGGCGGCGGACCGCAAGCTCATGCCGAGCCTCTACGTGATCCTCGCGGCACTGGCGATCGTGCTGGTCGCGTTCGTCTTCACCGCGCACGCCAAGGTGCCCGCGGCGATCACCATCGCATTGTTCGGCGCGGCCGGCTTCGCGACCGTGCCGCCACTGCAGGCCCGCGTGATGGCCAAGGCCGAGGGCGCCCCGGCGCTGGCCTCGGCGGCGAACATCGCCGCGTTCAACCTCGGCAACGCGGGCGGCGCGTGGCTCGGCGGCCGGGCCATCGAGTCCGGCCTCGGCTACACCGCCCCCAACTGGATCGGCGCGGCGCTCGCCGCAGCGGGCCTCGCCGTGGCGCTCGTCTCCGGCCTGCTCGACCGCCGTTCCCCGGCTAGTTTCGCAGCCGGGGAACGGGTACTCGCCCGATGA
- a CDS encoding MarR family winged helix-turn-helix transcriptional regulator, whose protein sequence is MSLDDDAVAARAQGWRTLAALHARIEDKLQRALERDHELSVSEYTVLDVLARQDGFHLRMNQLANAVVLSQSATTRLVTRLEGRGLLARYLCADDRRGIYTEVTPAGQALLTAARPTHDTALAEALAEAETLPELSPLVGALGTLSFPAVPSA, encoded by the coding sequence GTGTCACTGGACGACGACGCCGTGGCGGCACGCGCGCAGGGGTGGCGCACGCTCGCCGCGCTCCACGCGCGGATCGAGGACAAGCTGCAGCGCGCGCTCGAGCGCGACCACGAGCTGTCGGTGAGCGAGTACACGGTGCTCGACGTGCTGGCCCGCCAGGACGGCTTCCACCTGCGGATGAACCAGCTCGCCAACGCCGTGGTGCTCAGCCAGTCGGCGACGACGCGGCTGGTGACCCGGCTGGAGGGCCGCGGTCTGCTGGCCCGCTACCTCTGCGCGGACGACCGCCGCGGCATCTACACGGAGGTGACGCCGGCGGGGCAGGCCCTGCTGACGGCGGCCCGCCCGACCCACGACACGGCCCTGGCGGAAGCGCTCGCCGAGGCCGAAACCTTGCCGGAACTTTCACCGCTGGTCGGGGCGCTGGGCACGCTTTCCTTCCCTGCTGTGCCTTCGGCCTGA
- a CDS encoding ROK family transcriptional regulator — MDSSFSLKPVRPADQAAVRRSNLSLVLRHLRDAGPRSRAGIAADTGLNKGTVSSLVAELAERGLVREGDRERAGAVGRPGTIVELDGRGVGGIGVEINVDYLTALALDLTGAVLFEQRVALDVPAFPVEKVLDAGAELTARALREFRRLGVMPAGVTVGIPALVDVASGTVAFAPNLHWTDVRVVRGITERLTRRLGPPSYPIRTANDANLGALGEYAMGSVAGTADLVYLTGEIGVGGGVIAGGRLLGGAEGFSGEIGHIQLDPAGRICGCGRRGCWETLVGLAGMLRLAASPGDPVHDPSLDLEQRLDLIRRRAELKDKRTLDALAQVGTGLGVGAAVLVNVFNPRVVLLGGYFAQLGPYLLGPMLAELETRVIAPGIGGCRVELSWLGFSAASRGGAHVALQAVFDDPALVPVRAERESG, encoded by the coding sequence GTGGACTCCTCCTTCTCGCTCAAACCGGTGCGCCCGGCCGACCAGGCCGCCGTCCGGCGGAGCAACCTTTCGCTGGTGCTGCGGCACCTGCGGGACGCGGGTCCCCGGTCGCGGGCGGGGATCGCCGCGGACACCGGGCTGAACAAGGGAACCGTGTCCAGCCTCGTCGCCGAACTCGCCGAACGCGGGCTGGTCCGGGAAGGCGACCGCGAGCGCGCCGGCGCGGTGGGGCGCCCGGGCACGATCGTCGAACTCGACGGCCGCGGCGTCGGCGGGATCGGCGTGGAGATCAACGTCGACTACCTGACCGCGCTCGCCCTCGACCTCACCGGCGCTGTCTTGTTCGAGCAGCGCGTCGCGCTCGACGTACCCGCGTTCCCCGTCGAGAAGGTCCTCGACGCCGGTGCGGAGCTGACCGCGCGGGCGCTGCGGGAGTTCCGGCGGCTAGGGGTCATGCCCGCCGGCGTCACCGTCGGCATCCCGGCGCTGGTCGACGTCGCGAGCGGCACCGTCGCCTTCGCGCCCAACCTGCACTGGACCGACGTCCGGGTGGTCCGCGGCATCACCGAGCGGCTGACCCGGCGGCTCGGCCCGCCGTCGTACCCGATCCGCACGGCCAACGACGCGAACCTCGGCGCGCTCGGCGAATACGCCATGGGCAGCGTCGCCGGCACCGCCGACCTGGTCTACCTGACCGGTGAGATCGGCGTCGGCGGCGGGGTGATCGCCGGGGGACGGCTGCTCGGCGGCGCCGAAGGGTTCTCCGGCGAGATCGGTCACATCCAGCTCGACCCGGCCGGCCGGATCTGCGGCTGCGGGCGCCGCGGCTGCTGGGAAACGCTCGTCGGGCTCGCCGGGATGCTGCGGCTCGCCGCGTCGCCGGGCGACCCGGTGCACGACCCGTCGCTGGACCTCGAACAGCGGCTCGACCTGATCCGCCGCCGCGCCGAGCTGAAGGACAAGCGGACGCTCGACGCGCTCGCGCAGGTCGGCACCGGGCTCGGCGTCGGCGCCGCGGTGCTGGTCAACGTGTTCAACCCGCGCGTGGTGCTGCTGGGTGGCTACTTCGCGCAGCTGGGCCCGTACCTGCTCGGCCCGATGCTGGCCGAGCTCGAAACCCGCGTGATCGCCCCGGGCATCGGGGGCTGCCGCGTCGAGCTGTCCTGGCTCGGGTTCTCCGCGGCTTCGCGAGGCGGCGCGCACGTGGCGCTGCAGGCGGTGTTCGACGACCCGGCGCTGGTGCCGGTCCGCGCGGAACGGGAGAGCGGATGA
- a CDS encoding inositol-3-phosphate synthase, with protein MGKIGVWLIGARGSVATTAVAGAAAMRAGLAARTGCVTELPDFAGAELPGLGDLVFGGHDVVDTPLVKRAEHLAAAGVLPSALPGAVSAELEAAEARLRPAPSEGGQAAADRIVADLTEFREGLDHVVVVNVSSTEPPCAPHPAHASLAALEGALDTLPPSALYAYAAFRAGCGFVDFTPSTGARLPALDELARSTGQPYAGRDGKTGETLLRSVLAPMFAQRALNVLSWSGTNLLGGGDGATLADPGAAASKNASKQQVLSQNLGREVDGEVHIDYVPALGDWKTAWDHVLFEGFLGARMTLQLTWQGCDSALAAPLVLDLARLTGKACRDGVAGPVAEFGFFFKDPAGDGPHDLASQYAALREWAHR; from the coding sequence ATGGGGAAGATCGGTGTCTGGCTGATCGGTGCCCGCGGCTCGGTGGCCACGACCGCCGTCGCCGGGGCCGCCGCCATGCGCGCGGGACTGGCCGCGCGCACGGGCTGCGTGACCGAGCTGCCGGACTTCGCCGGGGCTGAACTGCCCGGCTTGGGGGACCTGGTCTTCGGGGGCCACGACGTCGTCGACACGCCCTTGGTCAAGCGGGCCGAGCACCTGGCCGCGGCGGGCGTGCTGCCGTCGGCGCTGCCCGGCGCGGTGAGCGCGGAACTGGAGGCGGCGGAGGCCCGGCTGCGCCCGGCGCCGTCCGAAGGCGGGCAGGCCGCGGCCGACCGGATCGTCGCGGATCTGACCGAGTTCCGGGAGGGTCTGGACCACGTCGTCGTGGTCAACGTCTCCTCCACCGAGCCGCCGTGCGCGCCGCACCCGGCGCACGCGTCCCTCGCCGCGCTGGAGGGTGCGCTGGACACCCTGCCGCCGAGCGCGCTGTACGCCTACGCGGCTTTCCGCGCCGGCTGTGGCTTTGTCGACTTCACCCCGTCCACCGGTGCGCGCCTGCCCGCGCTCGACGAGCTGGCCCGTTCGACGGGGCAGCCGTACGCCGGCCGCGACGGCAAGACCGGCGAGACGCTGCTGCGGTCGGTGCTCGCGCCGATGTTCGCCCAGCGCGCGCTGAACGTCCTGTCCTGGTCGGGCACGAACCTGCTGGGCGGCGGGGACGGCGCCACGCTGGCCGACCCCGGTGCGGCGGCGAGCAAGAACGCGTCCAAGCAGCAGGTGCTTTCGCAGAACCTCGGGCGCGAGGTCGACGGCGAGGTGCACATCGACTACGTCCCGGCGCTCGGCGACTGGAAGACGGCGTGGGACCACGTGCTGTTCGAAGGCTTCCTCGGTGCGCGCATGACGTTGCAGCTCACCTGGCAGGGCTGCGACTCGGCGCTCGCCGCGCCGCTGGTGCTCGACCTCGCCCGGCTGACCGGCAAGGCCTGTCGCGACGGCGTCGCCGGCCCGGTGGCCGAGTTCGGATTCTTCTTCAAGGATCCCGCCGGGGACGGCCCGCACGACCTGGCGTCGCAGTACGCGGCCCTGCGTGAGTGGGCGCACCGGTGA
- a CDS encoding SCO3242 family prenyltransferase: protein MKAFVELVRAPAALTVPGDAVAGAAAAGWPFGRRTPALTGASVCIYWAGMALNDYADRHLDAMERPERPIPSGRIRPGTALGVATGLTAGGLGIAAAAGGKRALRVALPLAATVWAYDFVLKETALGPAAMAAARALDVLLGAGGAKPALSAALTVGAHTYAVTTLSRSEVHGAKPALPAATLAATAGVRVAAGRVGPLASALLGTYALTTGRAQYDAVRDPAAPKIRRAVGAGIHGMIPLQAGLIARTGAWRSALAVAAAFPIARALSRKVSPT from the coding sequence GTGAAGGCCTTCGTCGAACTCGTCCGCGCGCCCGCGGCGCTGACCGTGCCCGGGGACGCCGTCGCCGGGGCCGCCGCGGCCGGCTGGCCCTTCGGCCGCCGCACGCCGGCGCTGACCGGCGCGTCCGTCTGCATCTACTGGGCGGGCATGGCGCTCAACGACTACGCCGACCGGCACCTGGACGCCATGGAACGGCCCGAGCGGCCGATCCCGTCCGGCCGGATCAGGCCCGGCACCGCGCTCGGCGTGGCCACCGGCCTGACCGCGGGCGGGCTGGGCATCGCGGCCGCCGCCGGCGGGAAGCGGGCGCTGCGCGTGGCGCTGCCACTGGCCGCGACCGTGTGGGCGTACGACTTCGTGCTCAAGGAGACCGCGCTCGGCCCGGCCGCGATGGCCGCCGCCCGCGCGCTCGACGTCCTGCTCGGGGCGGGCGGGGCGAAGCCCGCGCTGTCGGCGGCGTTGACGGTGGGGGCGCACACCTACGCCGTGACAACGCTGTCGAGGTCGGAGGTCCACGGCGCGAAGCCCGCGCTGCCCGCGGCCACCCTGGCCGCCACCGCGGGGGTCCGCGTCGCCGCCGGCCGCGTCGGGCCGCTGGCTTCGGCGCTGCTGGGGACGTACGCGCTGACCACCGGGCGGGCGCAGTACGACGCCGTGCGCGACCCGGCCGCGCCCAAGATCCGCCGCGCGGTCGGGGCCGGGATCCACGGCATGATCCCGTTGCAGGCCGGGCTGATCGCGCGCACCGGCGCGTGGCGCTCGGCGCTGGCCGTCGCCGCCGCGTTCCCGATCGCGCGGGCGCTGAGCCGGAAGGTGTCGCCGACATGA
- a CDS encoding sugar phosphate isomerase/epimerase family protein, translating to MRFGYGTNGFANHRLGDALRVLADLGYDGVALTLDHQHLDPFGPDLARRVASVAAELDRLGLAVVIETGARFLLDPWRKHSPTFLDPDRARRVEFLTRAVEIAADLGAEAVSFWSGNKPADLSTEDAWAHLVDGCADVLKAADEHDVKLGFEPEPGMLVEDLDGYFALSRRLGDPGRFGLTLDIGHCRCNESAAVPDCVRRALPRLVNVQIDDMRRGTHEHLEFGAGEIDFPPVLEALSPYAGLVAVELPRDSHAAPRIARESLEFLRKAVAA from the coding sequence ATGAGGTTCGGGTACGGCACCAACGGCTTCGCCAACCACCGCCTCGGCGACGCCCTGCGCGTCCTGGCCGACCTCGGCTACGACGGGGTCGCGCTCACCCTCGACCACCAGCACCTCGACCCGTTCGGCCCGGACCTCGCCCGGCGGGTCGCGTCGGTGGCGGCCGAGCTGGACCGGCTCGGGCTGGCCGTGGTGATCGAGACGGGCGCCCGGTTCCTGCTGGACCCGTGGCGCAAGCACTCGCCGACGTTCCTCGACCCCGACCGCGCGCGCCGCGTCGAGTTCCTGACGAGGGCCGTGGAGATCGCCGCGGACCTCGGGGCGGAGGCGGTTTCGTTCTGGAGCGGGAACAAGCCCGCCGATCTGTCCACAGAGGACGCCTGGGCACATCTGGTGGACGGGTGCGCCGACGTGCTGAAGGCGGCCGACGAACACGACGTCAAGCTGGGTTTCGAACCGGAGCCGGGGATGCTCGTCGAGGACCTCGACGGGTACTTCGCACTCTCCCGGCGCCTCGGCGACCCCGGGCGGTTCGGGCTGACGCTGGACATCGGGCACTGCCGGTGCAACGAGTCCGCGGCCGTGCCCGACTGCGTCCGCCGGGCGCTGCCGCGGCTGGTCAACGTGCAGATCGACGACATGCGCCGCGGCACGCACGAGCACCTGGAGTTCGGCGCGGGCGAGATCGACTTCCCGCCCGTGCTGGAAGCGCTGTCGCCGTACGCCGGGCTGGTGGCGGTGGAGCTGCCGCGCGACAGCCACGCGGCGCCGCGGATCGCCCGCGAGTCCCTCGAATTCCTGCGGAAGGCGGTGGCGGCGTGA
- a CDS encoding EboA domain-containing protein: MNAWLDKALHDVAADAAVLRTVFPGVGRRVGRGPSDTPGWTVDDVARVRLLEAAPGAAAEMPDLYRYGDAAEKRAVLRGLSVVDTGDAGLELVADALRTNDTRLVTAAMGEYAATHLDAAAYRHGVLKCVFMGIPLAGIAGLDRRTDEELLRMMRSFAAERTAAGRDVPADLLPLLTEQDA; this comes from the coding sequence GTGAACGCCTGGCTGGACAAGGCACTGCACGACGTCGCCGCCGACGCGGCGGTGCTGCGCACGGTGTTCCCCGGCGTCGGCCGCCGGGTCGGCCGGGGCCCGTCGGACACTCCCGGGTGGACGGTCGACGACGTGGCCCGGGTCCGGTTGCTGGAAGCCGCACCCGGAGCCGCCGCGGAGATGCCGGACCTCTACCGCTACGGCGACGCCGCCGAGAAGCGGGCCGTCCTGCGTGGACTGTCCGTCGTGGACACCGGCGACGCCGGGCTCGAACTGGTCGCGGACGCCCTGCGCACCAACGACACGCGCCTGGTGACCGCCGCGATGGGGGAGTACGCCGCCACGCACCTCGACGCCGCCGCGTACCGCCACGGCGTCCTCAAGTGCGTGTTCATGGGCATTCCGCTGGCCGGCATCGCCGGGCTCGACCGCCGGACCGACGAGGAACTGCTGCGCATGATGCGGTCCTTCGCCGCCGAGCGCACCGCCGCGGGCCGCGACGTCCCCGCCGACCTCCTCCCGCTGCTGACCGAACAGGACGCCTGA